Proteins encoded by one window of Aspergillus puulaauensis MK2 DNA, chromosome 4, nearly complete sequence:
- a CDS encoding sialidase family protein (CAZy:GH93;~COG:S;~EggNog:ENOG410PNE0;~InterPro:IPR036278), with protein sequence MPHLGQKILNKLGVDSHHGHGPGGPPSEGPPLQGQRIINDDERLLCSHPRGTYPRLAKLADGSILSAFTRFEGKTRVLHIARSTDGGYRFDDFSEVSRGDGDVDNMYLLEIAPMTVLAAFRNHDLGPNGPTHFRITVCRSQDGGKSWRFLSQAAEKRAPLGIWEPFMRMSHRGEVMLTYSQEFAHNNQCTMLVRSTDGGATWSPPQCLEGEKDPFRDGMNGIAKTWDNGREALVMVFETTTFGPFDLEALISYDDGYTWGNRHRVYVPRRGRNAGSPQVAAFGDGSLAVIFMNDEDHHQVQWTKNAAIKVVFGSPPSNGKIQWTSPQVICPHLSHWPGITAVDDKTLLATYECGGAPKAKSITLH encoded by the coding sequence ATGCCTCACCTCGGACAGAAGATCCTCAACAAACTCGGCGTCGACAgccaccacggccacggccctGGGGGCCCTCCCTCCGAAGGCCCGCCCCTCCAGGGCCAGCGCATCATCAACGACGATGAACGCCTGCTGTGCTCCCACCCTCGTGGGACGTATCCTCGACTCGCAAAGCTGGCCGACGGCAGCATCCTCTCTGCCTTCACCCGCTTCGAAGGCAAGACCCGGGTTCTGCACATCGCCCGCAGCACCGACGGCGGCTACCGCTTCGACGACTTCTCCGAGGTGAGtcgcggcgatggcgacgtCGACAACATGTACCTCCTCGAGATCGCCCCCATGACTGTTCTGGCTGCCTTCCGAAACCATGACCTCGGTCCAAACGGTCCCACGCATTTCCGCATCACGGTCTGCCGGTCCCAGGACGGCGGGAAGAGCTGGCGTTTCCTCTCGCaggcggcggagaagagaGCCCCCTTGGGCATTTGGGAGCCGTTCATGCGCATGTCGCACCGTGGGGAGGTCATGTTGACGTACTCCCAGGAGTTTGCGCATAACAACCAGTGCACGATGCTGGTGCGCTCGACCGACGGCGGTGCGACCTGGAGTCCACCGCAGTGTCTGGAGGGGGAGAAGGACCCCTTCCGAGATGGAATGAATGGAATCGCGAAGACTTGGGATAACGGGCGCGAGGCTTTAGTTATGGTGTTTGAAACAACGACGTTTGGTCCTTTTGACCTGGAGGCTCTTATCTCCTATGATGATGGTTACACGTGGGGTAATCGGCACCGCGTCTACGTGCCACGGCGCGGTCGTAATGCTGGGTCGCCGCAGGTTGCCGCGTTTGGCGATGGCTCATTGGCGGTCATCTTCATGAACGATGAAGACCATCATCAGGTGCAGTGGACTAAGAATGCAGCCATCAAGGTTGTCTTTGGGAGCCCGCCCAGCAATGGCAAGATCCAGTGGACGAGTCCCCAGGTCATCTGTCCCCATCTGAGCCACTGGCCGGGCATTACGGCCGTGGACGATAAGACGCTGCTGGCGACGTATGAATGCGGCGGAGCTCCCAAGGCGAAGTCGATCACGCTGCATTAA
- a CDS encoding iron-containing alcohol dehydrogenase (COG:C;~EggNog:ENOG410PMY7;~InterPro:IPR001670,IPR039697;~PFAM:PF00465;~go_function: GO:0016491 - oxidoreductase activity [Evidence IEA];~go_function: GO:0046872 - metal ion binding [Evidence IEA];~go_process: GO:0055114 - oxidation-reduction process [Evidence IEA]), translating to METFRPAFFDRPRPLLSYGTPFPEAVARHAVNTFHAQRVYVICSGSLAKNTDSLDQLAQAFDKLKISIVGRRIGMKSHTLWSEVLEITADARECSADLILTLGGGTLTDGAKVVSFALANNAKTFEDLDTLCMGPNQERPTNDPRPSSVPIISVPTTLSAGEYSNFAGATNDNTRRKHSFQAPLRGPQLIVLDPQLVASTTPQNTWLSTGVRAVDHCVETYCAVVGTTEDSDSLALKALMNLVPGLVRSRHDPKGEDLDARLTCQLGSVDAMAACTSGRVQLGASHGIGHQLGPLGVGHGETSCILLPAVCKYNAKYNANNDRQSRLRDFLLKQPIFEKVSESRGLNKETADLGDVLDALFRELGMPRSLGEVGVGRDQLDGLAANSLHDRWCRTNPVPLNEKAQVLEILEQVV from the exons ATGGAGACTTTTCGCCCTGCCTTCTTCGAccgtcctcgccctcttctttcctacGGCACCCCCTTTCCTGAAGCCGTTGCTCGCCATGCTGTCAATACTTTCCACGCCCAGCGCGTCTATGTCATCTGCTCGGGGTCGTTGGCCAAGAATACCGATTCACTCGATCAACTCGCCCAGGCCTTCGACAAACTCAAGATTTCGATTGTCGGCCGGCGGATTGGCATGAAGAGCCATACTCTATGGTCAGAAGTCCTCGAGATCACAGCCGATGCCCGAGAATGTTCGGCCGACCTTATACTTACCCTCGGCGGCGGGACGCTGACGGACGGAGCGAAAGTGGTTTCGTTT GCTCTCGCAAATAACGCCAAAACATTCGAAGATCTGGACACCCTTTGCATGGGCCCAAACCAGGAGCGTCCTACAAACGACCCTCGCCCCTCGTCTGTCCCCATCATCTCCGTTCCCACGACTCTTTCAGCCGGAGAGTACTCAAACTTCGCCGGCGCCACTAATGACAATACCCGCCGCAAACATTCTTTCCAGGCACCTCTGCGCGGGCCGCAGCTGATCGTTCTCGACCCGCAGCTCGTCGCATCCACAACTCCACAAAATACCTGGTTAAGCACCGGCGTACGCGCTGTGGACCACTGCGTCGAGACGTACTGCGCCGTTGTAGGTACAACTGAAGATTCCGATTCATTGGCACTGAAGGCACTCATGAACTTGGTTCCGGGCCTTGTGAGGTCCCGCCATGACCCGAAAGGAGAAGACCTCGACGCGCGACTGACTTGTCAGCTCGGGTCTGTTGATGCCATGGCAGCATGCACAAGTGGGAGAGTGCAACTCGGTGCTAGCCACGGCATTGGGCATCAG CTCGGCCCTCTCGGCGTCGGCCATGGCGAGACAAGCTGCATTCTCCTCCCAGCCGTATGCAAGTACAACGCAAAATACAACGCCAACAATGACCGCCAATCACGGCTACGTGACTTCCTCCTGAAGCAGCCGATATTCGAGAAAGTGTCTGAATCTCGGGGGTTGAACAAGGAAACCGCCGACCTGGGTGATGTGTTGGATGCGCTTTTCCGCGAGCTCGGCATGCCACGATCGCTTGGTGAGGTCGGTGTCGGACGCGACCAGCTCGATGGGCTTGCGGCGAACTCGTTGCATGACCGCTGGTGTCGGACGAATCCGGTTCCGTTGAATGAGAAGGCACAGGTGTTGGAGATCCTGGAGCAGGTGGTTTGA
- a CDS encoding uncharacterized protein (COG:S;~EggNog:ENOG410PTHW): MNIARNPNTSNNQDTSFSTATVPLTPRLKLPRDPEILAPRLSRYLHKYNKYPNAPSVHPNPISFPTGKQKTSWASSLPDGNHRDTYAVWWRSPKHNKACWLGCFSTWTSSWVGDPKWDSRPWHAWAVAVLKMQDGRGKCIIIYDCDPRIPSGGYGYGYGYGCGCGYKQNKRSRVISVRPRRFLLPVQAKLIEHLRMRENVPIRAVFYSTDTRRAGRNRCLYYTMRWMRKMVRFGDKPFLGFDKEGRSLDPRTERCALFDSL; encoded by the coding sequence ATGAACATCGCAAGAAACCCAAACACCTCAAACAACCAAGATACGTCtttctcaacagcaacagtACCACTAACACCCCGACTCAAACTCCCCCGAGACCCCGAAATCCTCGCCCCACGCCTCTCCCGCTACCTACACAAATACAACAAATACCCCAACGCCCCCAGCGTCCACCCAAACccaatctccttcccaaccGGCAAGCAAAAGACCAGCTGGgcctcctccctcccagACGGAAACCATCGAGATACCTACGCCGTCTGGTGGCGCAGCCCCAAACACAACAAGGCTTGCTGGCTCGGCTGCTTCAGCACCTGGACATCGTCGTGGGTGGGAGATCCCAAATGGGATAGTCGTCCCTGGCATGCTTGGGCGGTCGCCGTGCTGAAAATGCAGGACGGAAGGGGGAAATGTATTATCATCTATGACTGTGATCCGAGGATCCCTAGTGGTGGATATGGGTATGGATATGGGtatggatgtggatgtggataTAAACAGAACAAGCGGAGCCGGGTGATCTCGGTGCGTCCGCGCCGGTTTCTCCTGCCCGTGCAGGCGAAGTTGATCGAACATTTGAGGATGAGAGAGAATGTGCCAATTCGGGCGGTTTTCTATAGCACTGATACCCGTCGAGCGGGGAGGAATCGGTGTCTTTATTATACGAtgaggtggatgaggaaaATGGTGAGGTTTGGGGATAAGCCGTTTTTAGGGTTTGATAAGGAGGGACGGTCGTTGGATCCGAGGACGGAGAGGTGTGCGTTGTTTGATAGTCTGTGA
- a CDS encoding uncharacterized protein (COG:M;~EggNog:ENOG410PGZH;~InterPro:IPR029065,IPR034593,IPR023592,IPR036849, IPR013342,IPR013341,IPR029017,IPR018110;~PFAM:PF13378,PF02746;~go_function: GO:0008869 - galactonate dehydratase activity [Evidence IEA];~go_process: GO:0009063 - cellular amino acid catabolic process [Evidence IEA];~go_process: GO:0034194 - D-galactonate catabolic process [Evidence IEA]), whose protein sequence is MAKIKSVEYFRVKPRWLMVKITDEAGGYGWGEATLEGHDLAVEGALDEMTVRLVGLEANNIEHIWQFFWRHGFYRGGPVFMSALSGIDIALWDLKGRTLGVPVYELLGGQVRQKVQVYAWIGGDRPSDIEVAAKARIAQGLKCVKMNATEDINWVDSPQILDATVERLKTVKALGLDAGLDFHGRLHKPMAKQLAKALEPHRPLFIEEPLLCEHPEAIKQLSDQASVPIAFGERLYTRWDVKRFLEDASVDILQPDIAHAGGISETKRIANIAEAYDVAIAPHCPLGPVAFAASLHVALSTANFAILEMSLGMHYNTEAGDIDLLTYLKDQSVFDIEDGYVKAPTGVGLGIEIDEELVREIAAETVPWQCKEFYGPDGGIREW, encoded by the exons ATGGCCAAAATCAAGTCCGTCGAGTACTTCCGCGTCAAGCCGCGATGGCTGATGGTCAAGATCACCGACGAGGCAGGCGGGTATGGCTGGGGTGAAGCTACGCTGGAAGGCCATGACCTGGCTGTCGAAGGTGCACTAGACGAAATGACTGTTCGACTGGTAGGACTGGAAGCCAA TAACATTGAACATATCTGGCAATTTTTCTGGAGACATGGCTTTTACCGCGGTGGGCCTGTCTTCATGTCGGCTCTTTCAGGCATTGATATTGCTCTATGGGATCTAAAAG GTCGAACGTTGGGAGTTCCAGTCTACGAGCTCCTCGGTGGCCAAGTTCGCCAGAAAGTCCAAGTGTACGCCTGGATTGGAGGAGACAGACCGAGCGACATCGAAGTGGCCGC TAAAGCACGCATCGCCCAAGGGCTCAAGTGCGTCAAGATGAACGCAACCGAGGACATAAACTGGGTCGACTCCCCCCAGATCCTCGACGCCACCGTGGAGCGTCTCAAAACAGTCAAAGCACTCGGACTGGACGCCGGACTCGATTTCCACGGCCGCCTACACAAGCCCATGGCCAAACAACTAGCCAAAGCCCTTGAGCCACATAGGCCGCTCTTCATCGAGGAGCCGCTGCTATGCGAGCACCCCGAAGCTATCAAGCAGCTGTCAGACCAGGCCAGCGTCCCGATTGCGTTTGGAGAGCGGCTGTACACGCGCTGGGACGTGAAGCGGTTCTTGGAAGATGCATCAGTGGATATCCTCCAGCCGGATATCGCACACGCCGGCGGGATCTCGGAGACGAAGCGCATAGCGAATATTGCTGAGGCCTACGATGTGGCCATTGCCCCGCATTGTCCGTTGGGACCAGTGGCGTTTGCGGCGTCGTTGCATGTTGCACTGTCGACGGCGAACTTTGCCATCCTGGAGATGAGCCTGGGAATGCATTACAATACAGAGGCCGGGGATATCGATCTGCTTACCTACCTGAAGGATCAGAGCgtgtttgatattgaggatggGTATGTCAAGGCGCCGACGGGGGTGGGACTGGGCATCGAGATTGACGAGGAGCTGGTAAGGGAGATTGCTGCAGAAACAGTGCCATGGCAATGCAAGGAGTTTTATGGTCCTGATGGGGGGATCCGTGAGTGGTAG
- a CDS encoding uncharacterized protein (COG:Q;~EggNog:ENOG410PHW8;~InterPro:IPR002347,IPR036291,IPR020904;~PFAM:PF00106,PF13561,PF08659;~go_function: GO:0016491 - oxidoreductase activity [Evidence IEA];~go_process: GO:0055114 - oxidation-reduction process [Evidence IEA]): MASKALERYFSLEGRTAVVTGGTRGIGADMAIALAEAGADIILIQRDESNCATKQTIEGLGRKAWVYTCDLASDQDVSELTARILKDGHDPSIMVTCAGIQRRHPSHVFPKNDWDEVLQVNLSTVFTLCRDVGAHMLTRTPDASGHRGSIINVASLVSFQGGLTVPAYAAAKGGVAQLTKALSNEWASKGVNVNAIAPGYVATDMNEALLKDEERAASILARIPAARWGSPEDFKGATIFLASKASLYVSGEILTVDGGWMGR, encoded by the exons ATGGCCAGCAAGGCCCTTGAAAGATATTTCTCCCTAGAGGGGCGGACAGCGGTCGTAACTGGGGGTACCCGGGGCATTGGGGCAGACATGGCAATTGCCCTGGCAGAGGCAGGGGCcgatattatattaatccaG CGCGATGAGAGCAACTGCGCTACGAAACAGACAATCGAGGGCCTAGGAAGAAAAGCCTGGGTCTACACCTGCGATCTAGCATCGGACCAGGACGTTTCCGAGCTGACCGCTAGAATCCTCAAGGACGGTCATGATCCGAGCATTATGGTGACCTGTGCTGGTATACAGAGACGGCATCCGAGTCATGTATTCCCCAAGAATGATTGGGACGAG GTGCTACAGGTTAATCTGTCTACGGTATTCACCCTCTGCCGGGATGTCGGTGCGCACATGCTCACCCGGACGCCTGATGCGAGCGGCCACAGGGGAAGTATTATCAACGTTGCGAGCCTGGTGTCTTTCCAGGGTGGATTGACTGTGCCTGCGTACGCGGCAGCTAAAGGCGGAGTCGCACAGTTGACCAAGGCCCTATCCAACGAGTGGGCTTCCAAGGGTGTCAATGTGAATGCGATCGCGCCTGGGTATGTTGCTACGGATATGAACGAGGCATTGTTGAAGGACGAGGAGCGGGCGGCGAGTATTCTGGCCAGGATTCCTGCGGCGAGATGGGGCAGCCCGGAGGACTTTAAGGGTGCTACGATCTTCTTGGCCAGCAAGGCCAGTTTGTATGTGTCTGGTGAGATTCTGACTGTTGATGGAGGGTGGATGGGAAGGTGA
- a CDS encoding uncharacterized protein (COG:S;~EggNog:ENOG410PU8H;~InterPro:IPR011118,IPR029058;~PFAM:PF07519;~SECRETED:SignalP(1-16)): MFVSVVLTSLLGLTQASPWCNIKLARKIHNVEILSISTTYVQNYTSDDLSSIAPTNVSAIDFCNVTVTLTHPHEDDFVVMSIWLPPAERWNGNYLATGGGGLIAGYFASSQGPGVALGYATASTDAGLAHDTVNQTQGSWALKRDGSPNTALLTNFAYRSIHDMNVLGKAILREYYGAGHRYSYYHGCSTGGRQGYLSAMYYPDDFDGILAISPAIHTPEASPADFWPSVVMGNSVAPPQCVFNAYEAAIVAACDYIDGAVDGLISTYNPDVCDFDPTTLVGKSIDCSDTNTTITITPADADIVRKCLRGPTDENGERLWYGIPPGASFSGLANTAIVNGTVVAKPFEAAEAWIKYFIFQDADYPAASMTYRDFADAFSLSVEKFSPQFGTPHPDLDGFRKTGAKLLTWHSLADEYIPPAGTTQFYDTVLEEMGEKVDVGQFYRVFLAPGAAHCSGGYGPVPTDPWGALTSWVENANAPEYLLASTVDVSGKTVSRNLCPYPSSLVYRGGDMDEASSFACEAP, translated from the coding sequence ATGTTCGTCTCTGTAGTGCTCACATCTCTACTAGGGCTGACCCAGGCATCGCCATGGTGCAACATCAAGCTAGCCCGGAAAATACACAACGTCGAAATCCTATCTATAAGCACTACCTATGTGCAGAACTACACCTCAGACGACCTCTCCAGCATTGCCCCAACAAACGTCTCTGCCATAGACTTCTGCAATGTCACAGTGACTCTGACTCACCCTCACGAAGACGACTTCGTGGTCATGTCAATCTGGCTCCCTCCAGCCGAAAGATGGAACGGAAACTATCTCGCCACCGGCGGAGGCGGCCTCATCGCAGGGTATTTCGCATCGAGCCAGGGTCCAGGGGTAGCCCTAGGCTAcgcaacagcctcaaccgACGCAGGTCTGGCCCACGACACAGTGAACCAAACGCAGGGATCATGGGCACTTAAACGCGATGGCTCGCCAAATACAGCTCTACTCACCAATTTCGCATATCGATCGATCCATGATATGAATGTCCTTGGTAAAGCCATTCTCCGGGAGTATTATGGGGCTGGGCATCGCTATTCGTACTATCATGGCTGCTCTACTGGCGGGCGCCAGGGATACCTGTCTGCCATGTACTATCCGGACGACTTCGATGGGATTCTGGCTATTTCTCCGGCAATCCATACCCCTGAGGCATCTCCGGCGGACTTTTGGCCGTCGGTTGTCATGGGGAACTCGGTTGCTCCTCCGCAGTGTGTGTTTAACGCCTACGAAGCTGCCATAGTCGCTGCTTGCGACTATATCGACGGAGCCGTGGACGGCCTGATATCCACATACAATCCAGACGTATGCGACTTCGACCCGACAACGCTTGTTGGGAAGTCTATCGACTGCAGCGATACGAATACAACAATAACCATCACTCCAGCCGACGCAGACATCGTCCGTAAATGCCTGCGAGGACCAACAGACGAGAACGGAGAAAGGCTGTGGTATGGAATTCCCCCAGGAGCCAGTTTCAGCGGGCTTGCAAACACGGCCATAGTCAACGGCACAGTCGTCGCAAAGCCCTTCGAGGCCGCTGAGGCTTGGATCAAAtacttcatcttccaggaTGCGGATTACCCTGCTGCGAGCATGACGTACCGAGATTTTGCAGACGCATTTTCTCTCTCTGTTGAGAAATTCTCTCCCCAGTTTGGAACACCACATCCGGATCTCGACGGATTCCGCAAAACCGGTGCGAAGTTACTCACCTGGCATAGTCTGGCAGATGAGTATATACCACCAGCTGGAACGACTCAGTTCTACGATACTGTTCTCGAGGAAATGGGCGAAAAAGTAGACGTGGGCCAGTTCTACCGCGTGTTTCTGGCACCCGGGGCAGCGCACTGTAGCGGTGGATATGGGCCGGTACCGACGGATCCATGGGGAGCTCTGACGTCCTGGGTTGAAAATGCCAACGCTCCAGAGTATTTACTTGCGTCGACTGTGGATGTAAGTGGAAAGACTGTGTCGCGCAACTTGTGTCCGTATCCTTCAAGCCTTGTGTATCGGGGAGGAGATATGGACGAGGCGAGCAGCTTTGCATGCGAAGCTCCTTGA
- a CDS encoding carboxymuconolactone decarboxylase family protein (COG:S;~EggNog:ENOG410PX61;~InterPro:IPR003779,IPR029032;~PFAM:PF02627;~go_function: GO:0051920 - peroxiredoxin activity [Evidence IEA];~go_process: GO:0055114 - oxidation-reduction process [Evidence IEA]): protein MRLPYAPSEPATPDAETADIYARIAARRAPRPLIPLDLSLLHSPPVADGWNSFVGAIRTKTTVDQGLLELAVSRVAVITGAVYEWNAHAPLALKGGIQPAELQAVRTLPSTAQGDVDTAVEALGKSALTAQQKAVVRYTDEMTQTVKVQDGTFAQLQKEGFSDREIVELTTGIACYNCVSRVLIALDVGENNGREMKSVDELVEGLK from the coding sequence ATGCGCCTCCCCTACGCCCCCTCCGAGCCGGCCACCCCAGACGCCGAGACTGCCGACATCTACGCACGCATTGCCGCGCGCCGCGCGCCGCGCCCCCTCATCCCCCTCGATCTGTCGCTGCTGCACTCCCCACCAGTCGCGGACGGCTGGAACAGCTTCGTCGGTGCCATCCGCACAAAGACTACTGTTGACCAGGGTCTCCTCGAGCTTGCTGTCTCGCGGGTAGCCGTGATAACCGGCGCCGTGTACGAGTGGAACGCCCATGCCCCACTTGCGCTGAAGGGCGGAATCCAGCCCGCGGAACTACAGGCGGTGCGCACGCTGCCGTCTACCGCGCAGGGCGATGTTGATACGGCCGTGGAGGCGCTGGGTAAGAGCGCGTTGACGGCGCAGCAGAAGGCTGTTGTTCGATATACGGATGAGATGACGCAGACGGTGAAGGTGCAGGATGGAACCTTTgcgcagctgcagaaggagggGTTCTCGGATCGTGAAATTGTGGAATTGACTACGGGAATTGCTTGCTACAACTGTGTGAGTCGGGTGCTGATTGccctggatgttggagagaaCAATGGGCGTGAGATGAAGAGTGTTGATGAGTTGGTGGAGGGTTTGAAATAA
- a CDS encoding uncharacterized protein (COG:G;~EggNog:ENOG410PHFT;~InterPro:IPR011701,IPR036259;~PFAM:PF07690;~TransMembrane:10 (i111-130o142-161i173-193o205-227i285-306o312-331i343-361o367-388i400-421o427-452i);~go_function: GO:0022857 - transmembrane transporter activity [Evidence IEA];~go_process: GO:0055085 - transmembrane transport [Evidence IEA]), producing MADKDHPRTSFTEDVDERQLSKGGIGPPLKPASLAALSEEECAKIGRRATLKLDAMIMPCMVIMYVFNYLDRQNIAAAKLAGIEDDLNISDVEYQTCVPSNMIVGKIRWPGIYICIAMAIWGLVSALTAVTHSSAGLMASRFFLGFIEAVFFPGALFYLSLFYTRKQFALRTAILYSGSQLGNAFGGLFAIGILELDGKNGIAGWRWLFLIEGVLTIGLAIIIGFILPNKLTRLKGFTVAEQDWLVWNFEADQGQQDNADEISAKKGVWMAVVDPKTWLLMSTLYSIYIAGAVSNFFPSVVATLGYGRNETYALTAPPYVLCVIVMIINGFHSDRKQERYWHIVCPMVICLAANIIAVATLNTVARYVAMMLMPASFYGAAIVVLSWITASLSQPSVKRASAIALINAVTNTPNVWCSYLYGAPPRYLAAFVVNLAASAMAIVAATATRVYLRRQNQKLDSGVDIGRSGPTAAQKAAGFRYTL from the exons ATGGCCGACAAGGACCATCCTCGAACCTCATTCACCGAAGACGTCGATGAAAGGCAGCTGTCCAAGGGGGGCATAGGGCCGCCCCTAAAACCAGCCTCTCTGGCCGCACTttcagaagaagaatgcgcCAAAATCGGTCGGAGGGCGACATTGAAGCTGGATGCCATGATCATGCCGTGCATGGTTATCATGTATGTCTTCAACTATCTCGACCGACAGAACATCGCCGCGGCAAAACTCGCGGGCATCGAAGACGACCTCAACATCTCGGACGTGGAATACCAGACCTGC GTCCCCTCGAATATGATCGTGGGCAAGATCCGGTGGCCTGGTATCTATATCTGCATTGCAATGGCCATCTGGGGCCTCGTCTCAGCCCTTACTGCTGTAACTCATAGTTCAGCTGGGCTTATGGCGTCTCGTTTCTTCCTCGGGTTTATAGAGGcggtcttcttccccggTGCTTTGTTCTACCTGTCTCTATTCTACACCCGAAAGCAGTTTGCCCTACGGACGGCAATCCTGTACTCAGGCTCGCAGCTCGGAAATGCATTCGGCGGTCTTTTCGCTATTGGAATCTTggagctggatgggaaaAACGGCATTGcaggctggcgatgg CTCTTCCTAATCGAAGGAGTGCTTACTATCGGCTTGGCCATTATAATCGGCTTTATCCTCCCCAACAAACTAACAAGACTGAAAGGCTTCACGGTAGCAGAACAGGACTGGCTCGTGTGGAACTTCGAGGCAGACCAAGGACAGCAAGACAACGCAGACGAAATCAGTGCGAAGAAGGGTGTCTGGATGGCCGTGGTGGACCCAAAGACATGGCTTCTCATGTCAACCTTATATTCT ATTTACATTGCAGGTGCCGTCAGCAACTTCTTCCCTTCGGTGGTTGCTACGCTGGGATACGGTCGGAATGAGACATATGCTTTGACTGCG CCTCCTTATGTCCTCTGCGTGATCGTTATGATAATCAACGGGTTCCATTCAGACAGG AAACAAGAACGATACTGGCATATCGTATGTCCAATGGTAATATGCCTAGCCGCGAATATCATTGCCGTCGCCACCCTGAACACAGTCGCACGAT ACGTCGCAATGATGCTAATGCCCGCCTCGTTCTACGGGgccgccatcgtcgtcctaTCCTGGATAACCGCCTCGCTATCCCAGCCCAGCGTTAAACGCGCGTCCGCAATCGCCTTGATCAATGCAGTCACCAATACTCCGAATG TGTGGTGCTCCTATCTCTATGGCGCCCCACCCCGGTACTTGGCTGCCTTTGTGGTGAATCTGGCTGCATCAGCCATGGCTATTGTTGCAGCCACGGCAACCAGGGTTTATCTCAGGCGCCAGAATCAGAAACTGGATAGTGGGGTTGATATTGGGCGCAGTGGACCCACGGCTGCTCagaaggctgctgggttTCGGTATACTCTGTGA
- a CDS encoding MARVEL domain-containing protein (COG:S;~EggNog:ENOG410PS8N;~InterPro:IPR008253;~PFAM:PF01284;~TransMembrane:4 (i22-42o48-71i78-99o124-145i);~go_component: GO:0016020 - membrane [Evidence IEA]): MARTVSILTEAQLNFFIICNRVIQWVSAVVVLGITSSFIHTGPRGLTITYVEIIAVVSVAVFIPSFVSPWLSTPAKDFVLFIDIAFSYLWLTAFIFSAVDCNQKDCHLNAPPGVSCSKKWANEAFIFLTFIFTFFALFIETYTLWLERRDRKTPLPVHEKHHSQASSAPLHQDEGPESHTYPAQRDQAYPHPGSQANPTLGNQTYPAPGNQAYPPAGNQTYSTPGSQPYSPPGQQTYPAQEGQGYSIQGSQATEVHTVGAPQAA; this comes from the exons ATGGCGCGGACAGTCTCAATCCTAACTGAAGCTCAGCTTAACTTCTTTATCATCTGCAATCGAGTCATTCAATGGGTTAGTGCAGTGGTCGTTCTCGGCATCACCTCGTCCTTCATCCACACAGGCCCCCGCGGCTTGACTATTACATACGTGGAAATCATC GCCGTCGTGTCCGTCGCTGTATTTATACCTTCTTTCGTTTCGCCATGGCTCAGTACACCCGCCAAGGACTTTGTGCTGTTCATCGATATCGCGTTCTCGTATTT GTGGCTTACAGCTTTCATATTTTCTGCTGTTGACTGCAACCAGAAGGATTGCCATCTAAACGCACCCCCCGGCGTGTCGTGCTCGAAGAAATGGGCGAACGAGGCTTTTATATTCCTCACCTT TATTTTCACTTTCTTCGCACTGTTTATCGAGACATATACTCTGTGGCTGGAGCGTCGCGACAGAAAGACCCCCTTACCTGTACACGAAAAGCATCATTCCCAGGCATCTTCAGCACCTCTACACCAGGATGAAGGGCCGGAAAGTCACACTTATCCTGCCCAGCGTGATCAAGCATATCCACATCCTGGGAGTCAAGCCAATCCAACTCTGGGTAATCAAACGTACCCTGCTCCGGGTAACCAAGCCTATCCTCCTGCGGGTAACCAGACATATTCAACTCCGGGTAGCCAACCCTATTCACCTCCGGGTCAGCAAACATATCCCGCCCAGGAAGGTCAAGGCTATTCAATCCAGGGTAGTCAAGCAACAGAGGTCCACACTGTAGGTGCCCCACAGGCAGCGTGA